One segment of Solanum stenotomum isolate F172 chromosome 1, ASM1918654v1, whole genome shotgun sequence DNA contains the following:
- the LOC125875574 gene encoding uncharacterized protein LOC125875574 — protein MRRFNHEWFDDIYHDWLEYSVSKDAVYCLYCYLFKDHNTNQGGGETFSTIGFKSWNKKGGLDKHIGLSNSIHNQSKKKCQDLLQQRRSIQFAFERQSNQLKHGYYMRLSASVDVVRLLISRGFAFRGHDESKSSLSRGNFLEILSWYAKKCDKIHDYVLKHAPVNDQMTSPMIQKDIVSACKIETVKAILDELNGDYFALLVDESFDVSRKEQMAIVFRYIDRMGFVMERLIDIVHVEDTSASSLKEAIFNLLAQHSLSPSSVRGQCYDGASNMQGEINGLKMLIRRESKSAHSIHCFAHQLQLTLVGVSKKCVEVGKLVVLISNIFNVLGSSFKRMDNLRDSQKSTIQVALDMGELTTGRGLNQQLGLSRACDTRWGSHYKSFNNFIIMFGSILEVLESLALDARSMDERAKAMGHLEACQTFEIAFMLHLMRDVLAITNELNKCLQKKEQDIANAMLLVEVAKRRLQVLRDDEWDSLIAKVSTFCIKHDVLIPNFEEPYVSSLRSRRKLANYTILHHYRVEVFCNIIDWQLQELNDRFDEVTTDLLHGIACLNPINSFSSFDIRKVMRMAELYPDDFDESNMSILENQLASYIVDVRDVDERFSDLNGLCDLSKRLVQTKKHSNYPLVFRLVKLALLLPVATASVERAFSAMKFIKNDLRSQMSDDFFSGCLVPYLEKDVFDKISNDVIIKTFQDMKPRRIQL, from the coding sequence ATGCGTCGTTTTAATCATGAATGGTTTGATGATATATATCATGATTGGTTGGAGTATAGTGTTAGTAAAGATGCAGTCTATTGTTTGTATTGCTATCTTTTTAAAGATCATAACACTAATCAAGGAGGAGGGGAGACATTTTCAACTATAGGATTTAAGAGTTGGAACAAAAAGGGTGGTCTTGACAAACATATTGGTCTATCGAATAGCATACATAATCAATCAAAAAAGAAATGTCAAGATTTACTACAACAACGGCGGTCTATTCAATTTGCATTTGAGAGGCAATCTAATCAACTCAAGCATGGATATTATATGCGCTTAAGTGCGTCGGTTGATGTAGTAAGACTTCTCATAAGTCGGGGATTTGCATTTCGAGGTCATGATGAATCTAAATCATCACTTAGTAGGGGTAACTTTCTTGAAATTCTCTCATGGTATGCAAAAAAATGTGATAAAATTCATGATTATGTTTTGAAACATGCTCCTGTAAATGATCAAATGACTTCTCCAATgattcaaaaagatattgtgAGTGCATGTAAGATAGAGACCGTTAAAGCTATTCTTGACGAATTAAATGGTGACTACTTTGCTTTACTAGTTGATGAATCCTTTGATGTGTCACGCAAGGAGCAAATGGCTATCGTATTTCGTTATATTGATAGAATGGGATTTGTAATGGAGCGACTTATTGACATTGTTCATGTTGAAGATACTAGTGCTTCATCTTTAAAGGAggcaatttttaatttacttgCTCAACATTCTTTGAGTCCATCAAGTGTGCGTGGACAATGTTACGATGGGGCAAGTAATATGCAAGGTGAGATCAATGGCCTTAAAATGTTGATTAGACGAGAAAGTAAATCGGCTCATTCAATCCATTGCTTTGCTCATCAACTTCAATTAACTCTTGTTGGGGTCTCTAAAAAGTGTGTTGAAGTGGGAAAACTTGTAGTATTgatctcaaatatttttaatgtattggGATCTTCTTTTAAGCGTATGGATAATTTACGAGattctcaaaaatcaacaaTTCAAGTGGCATTAGATATGGGTGAACTTACAACCGGTAGGGGCTTGAATCAACAACTTGGTCTTTCAAGAGCTTGTGATACTCGTTGGGGATCTCATTATAAATCCtttaacaattttattattatgtttggCTCTATTCTTGAGGTTCTTGAATCACTTGCTCTTGATGCAAGGAGTATGGATGAAAGAGCCAAGGCAATGGGACATCTTGAAGCTTGTCAAACATTTGAGATTGCGTTTATGTTGCATTTGATGAGAGATGTCTTAGCAATCACAAATGAGCTTAATAAATGCTTACAAAAAAAAGAGCAAGATATTGCAAATGCCATGCTACTTGTTGAAGTAGCAAAGAGAAGGTTGCAAGTCTTAAGAGATGATGAATGGGATTCTCTTATTGCCAAGGTATCTACATTTTGTATCAAACATGATGTTTTGATACCTAACTTTGAGGAGCCATATGTTAGCTCTTTAAGATCACGGCGGAAACTTGCTAACTATACAATCTTACATCATTATCGTGTTGAAGTGTTTTGCAATATCATTGATTGGCAACTTCAAGAACTTAATGATCGTTTTGATGAGGTGACTACCGATTTGCTCCATGGAATTGCTTGCTTGAATCCAAttaactcattttcaagtttTGACATAAGAAAAGTAATGAGAATGGCTGAATTATATCCAGATGACTTTGATGAATCCAATATGAGTATTCTTGAGAATCAACTTGCAAGTTACATTGTTGATGTTCGTGATGTTGATGAAAGGTTCTCCGATCTAAATGGGCTTTGTGATCTTTCCAAAAGATTAGTTCAGACAAAGAAACATTCAAATTATCCTCTTGTATTTCGCTTAGTGAAACTTGCTCTACTTTTACCAGTTGCCACTGCCTCCGTTGAAAGAGCTTTTTCGGCAATGAAGTTTATCAAGAATGACTTGCGGAGTCAAATGAGTGATGATTTTTTTAGTGGTTGTTTGGTGCCTTATTTAGAAAAAGATGtatttgataagatttctaATGATGTTATTATTAAGACATTTCAAGATATGAAACCTCGTAGAATACAATTGTAA